The following are encoded together in the Streptomyces asoensis genome:
- a CDS encoding transcriptional regulator, giving the protein MAARPLVARQPNERLQALIQEAGCSNAGLARRVNMCGAEHGLDLRYDKTSVARWLRGQQPRGRAPAIIAEALGRKLGRTVTIDEIGMANGKNLASGVGLQFSPTVLGAIEQVCELWRSDVGRRDFLSGSSVAASALVEPSRDWLISSPDAQVARSAGPRVGLSDVAAVKAMTQALVDLDHQYGSGHVRPVVVHYLNSVVSGLLAGSYREAVGRELFAAVARLTELAGYMAVDTGQPGLAQRYYIQALRLAQAAGDRGYGGYVLAASMSHLAAQLGNPREIAQLARAAQEGARGRVTPRAQAMFLAAEARGHALMGDARGAQTASGRAVAALEAAEPSAGDDPAWIAHFDEAYLADELAHCHRDLGQAEAAARCAEQSLAGHPESRARRRAIGYVLLATAQVQQRDIEQACNTGLKAVELLETLRSNRGAEYLEDLQQRLEPFRDESVVREFGARLELQTAA; this is encoded by the coding sequence ATGGCCGCAAGGCCGCTAGTCGCGCGGCAGCCGAACGAGAGGCTGCAGGCGCTCATCCAGGAGGCGGGGTGCTCGAACGCCGGGCTCGCCCGCCGCGTCAACATGTGTGGCGCCGAGCACGGCCTCGACCTGCGCTACGACAAGACGTCCGTGGCCCGTTGGCTGCGCGGGCAGCAGCCGCGGGGACGCGCTCCGGCGATCATCGCGGAGGCGCTGGGCCGCAAACTCGGCCGTACGGTCACGATCGACGAGATCGGCATGGCCAACGGCAAGAACCTCGCCTCGGGCGTGGGGCTCCAGTTCTCGCCGACCGTCCTGGGGGCCATCGAGCAGGTCTGCGAGCTGTGGCGCAGCGACGTGGGCCGGCGCGACTTCCTCTCGGGTTCCTCCGTGGCCGCCTCGGCGCTGGTCGAGCCGAGCCGCGACTGGCTGATCTCCTCGCCGGACGCGCAGGTGGCACGGTCGGCCGGTCCCCGGGTGGGCCTGTCCGACGTCGCGGCCGTCAAGGCGATGACCCAGGCCCTGGTCGACCTGGACCACCAGTACGGCAGCGGCCATGTGCGCCCGGTCGTGGTGCACTACCTCAACAGCGTGGTGTCGGGCCTGCTGGCCGGCTCCTACCGGGAGGCGGTGGGCCGCGAACTGTTCGCGGCCGTGGCCCGGTTGACGGAACTCGCCGGATACATGGCCGTCGACACCGGTCAGCCCGGTCTCGCCCAGCGCTACTACATCCAGGCCCTGCGGCTGGCCCAGGCGGCCGGTGACCGCGGGTACGGCGGATACGTCCTCGCCGCCTCCATGAGCCACCTCGCCGCGCAGCTCGGGAACCCGCGGGAGATCGCGCAGTTGGCGCGCGCGGCGCAGGAGGGGGCGCGGGGGCGGGTGACCCCGCGCGCGCAGGCGATGTTCCTCGCGGCGGAGGCCCGCGGCCACGCCCTGATGGGCGACGCGCGCGGGGCGCAGACGGCGTCCGGGCGGGCGGTCGCGGCACTGGAGGCCGCGGAGCCGTCCGCCGGGGACGATCCCGCGTGGATCGCGCACTTCGACGAGGCCTATCTGGCCGACGAGTTGGCGCACTGCCACCGTGACCTCGGCCAGGCCGAGGCGGCGGCCCGCTGCGCCGAACAGTCCCTGGCCGGGCACCCGGAGAGCCGTGCGCGCCGGCGCGCGATCGGCTATGTCCTGCTGGCCACCGCGCAGGTGCAGCAGCGCGACATCGAGCAGGCCTGCAACACGGGCCTGAAGGCTGTCGAGTTGCTGGAGACGCTGCGTTCCAACCGGGGCGCGGAGTACCTCGAGGACCTCCAGCAGCGGCTGGAGCCGTTCCGGGACGAGTCGGTGGTGCGGGAGTTCGGGGCGCGGCTGGAGTTGCAGACCGCGGCGTGA
- a CDS encoding alpha/beta fold hydrolase → MARRIDVTGAGGVRLAAWEFGDPPKGDPAKAVTEPVIPSQTAGDCDRERPGGHEDVNRPGVLLLHGLMGRASHWASTARWLSERHRAVALDQRGHGQSEKPPEAAFTREAYVEDAEAALEQLGLAPALLIGHAMGALTAWQLAAKRPDLVSGLIVCDMRASALGAASQREWGDWFKSWPVPFATLADVRKWFGEDDPWVERPNPSRGEFYAEVMQESPDGWRPVFEPEQMLKSRETWVYDAHWEELAQVRCPVLVVRGLDGELGRAEAQEMVRVLPRGEYAEVSDAGHLVHYDQPEGWRTAIEPFLDAVLTPGAP, encoded by the coding sequence ATGGCGCGACGCATCGACGTGACCGGGGCGGGGGGCGTACGCCTGGCGGCCTGGGAGTTCGGTGACCCGCCCAAGGGTGACCCGGCGAAGGCCGTGACGGAACCCGTCATTCCGTCCCAGACGGCGGGAGACTGTGACCGGGAGCGGCCCGGCGGGCACGAGGACGTGAACAGGCCGGGCGTCCTGTTACTGCACGGTCTGATGGGCCGGGCCTCGCACTGGGCGTCCACCGCCCGCTGGCTCTCCGAGCGGCACCGCGCCGTCGCCCTCGACCAGCGCGGCCACGGCCAGAGCGAGAAACCGCCCGAGGCCGCCTTCACCCGCGAGGCCTACGTCGAGGACGCGGAGGCCGCCCTCGAACAGCTCGGGCTCGCCCCGGCCCTCCTGATCGGCCACGCCATGGGCGCGCTGACCGCGTGGCAGCTCGCCGCGAAACGCCCCGACCTGGTGAGCGGCCTGATCGTCTGCGACATGCGGGCCTCCGCGCTGGGAGCGGCCTCGCAGCGCGAGTGGGGCGACTGGTTCAAGTCCTGGCCGGTCCCCTTCGCCACGCTCGCCGACGTCCGCAAGTGGTTCGGCGAGGACGATCCCTGGGTGGAGCGCCCGAACCCCTCCCGGGGCGAGTTCTACGCCGAGGTGATGCAGGAGTCGCCGGACGGCTGGCGTCCCGTCTTCGAGCCCGAGCAGATGCTCAAGTCCCGCGAGACCTGGGTCTACGACGCCCACTGGGAGGAACTGGCCCAGGTGCGCTGCCCGGTGCTGGTCGTGCGCGGCCTGGACGGCGAACTCGGGCGGGCCGAGGCCCAGGAGATGGTGCGCGTCCTGCCCCGCGGCGAGTACGCGGAGGTCTCCGACGCCGGACACCTCGTGCACTACGACCAGCCCGAGGGCTGGCGCACCGCGATCGAACCGTTCCTGGACGCCGTCCTGACCCCCGGAGCGCCCTGA
- a CDS encoding citrate synthase 2, with protein sequence MSDFVPGLEGVVAFETEIAEPDKEGGALRYRGVDIEDLVGHVSFGNVWGLLVDGAFNPGLPPAEPFPIPVHSGDIRVDVQSALAMLAPVWGLKPLLDIDAEQARADLARAAVMALSYVAQSARGQGRPMVPQREIDKAGSVVERFMIRWRGEPDPKHVAAVDAYWTSAAEHGMNASTFTARVIASTGADVAAALSGAVGAMSGPLHGGAPSRVLGMIEEIERTGDADAYVRQALDKGERLMGFGHRVYRAEDPRARVLRRTARELGAPRFEIAEALEKAALAELHARRPDRVLATNVEFWAAIILDFAEVPAHMFTSMFTCARTAGWSAHILEQKRTGRLVRPSARYIGPGSRNPREIEGYEDIAD encoded by the coding sequence ATGTCCGACTTCGTACCCGGACTCGAAGGAGTCGTCGCGTTCGAGACGGAGATCGCCGAACCCGACAAGGAGGGCGGCGCCCTGCGGTACCGGGGCGTCGACATCGAGGACCTCGTCGGTCACGTCTCCTTCGGCAACGTCTGGGGCCTCCTCGTCGACGGCGCCTTCAACCCCGGCCTGCCGCCCGCCGAACCGTTCCCGATCCCCGTCCACTCCGGCGACATCCGCGTCGACGTGCAGTCCGCGCTCGCCATGCTCGCCCCCGTCTGGGGCCTCAAGCCGCTCCTGGACATCGACGCCGAGCAGGCCCGCGCGGACCTGGCCCGGGCCGCCGTCATGGCCCTGTCCTACGTCGCCCAGTCGGCGCGCGGGCAAGGGCGCCCGATGGTGCCGCAGCGGGAGATCGACAAGGCCGGGTCCGTCGTCGAACGGTTCATGATCCGCTGGCGCGGCGAGCCCGACCCCAAGCACGTGGCCGCGGTCGACGCCTACTGGACGTCGGCGGCCGAGCACGGCATGAACGCCTCCACGTTCACGGCCCGGGTCATCGCCTCGACGGGCGCCGACGTCGCCGCCGCCCTGTCCGGCGCCGTGGGAGCCATGTCGGGTCCGCTGCACGGCGGCGCGCCCTCCCGCGTCCTCGGCATGATCGAGGAGATCGAGCGGACGGGGGACGCGGACGCCTACGTCAGGCAGGCCCTCGACAAGGGCGAGCGGCTCATGGGCTTCGGCCACCGCGTGTACCGCGCCGAGGACCCACGCGCGCGCGTGCTGCGCCGTACGGCCCGCGAGCTGGGCGCGCCGCGGTTCGAGATCGCCGAGGCGCTGGAGAAGGCGGCCCTGGCGGAACTCCACGCCCGCCGCCCGGACCGGGTCCTGGCGACGAACGTCGAGTTCTGGGCGGCGATCATCCTGGACTTCGCCGAGGTGCCGGCCCACATGTTCACCTCGATGTTCACCTGCGCCCGGACGGCGGGCTGGTCGGCGCACATCCTGGAGCAGAAGCGCACCGGCCGCCTGGTCCGCCCCTCGGCCCGCTACATCGGGCCGGGCTCGCGCAACCCGCGGGAGATCGAGGGCTACGAGGACATCGCCGACTGA
- a CDS encoding metal-dependent transcriptional regulator has translation MSGLIDTTEMYLRTILELEEEGVVPMRARIAERLDQSGPTVSQTVARMERDGLVSVASDRHLELTDEGRRLATRVMRKHRLAECLLVDVIGLEWEQVHAEACRWEHVMSEAVERRVLELLRHPTESPYGNPIPGLEELGEKDGADPFLDEGMVSLADLDPGSDGKTVVVRRIGEPIQTDAQLMYTLRRAGVQPGSVVSVTESAGGVLVGSGGEAAELQSEVASHVFVAKR, from the coding sequence ATGTCCGGACTGATCGACACCACGGAGATGTATCTCCGCACCATCCTCGAGCTGGAAGAGGAAGGTGTGGTGCCCATGCGTGCCCGCATCGCCGAACGCCTCGACCAGAGCGGGCCGACGGTCAGCCAGACGGTGGCGCGCATGGAGCGCGACGGCCTGGTCTCCGTGGCCAGCGACCGGCACCTGGAGCTCACCGACGAGGGCCGCCGGCTGGCCACGCGCGTGATGCGCAAGCACCGCCTCGCCGAGTGTCTCCTGGTCGACGTGATCGGCCTGGAGTGGGAGCAGGTGCACGCCGAGGCCTGCCGCTGGGAGCACGTGATGAGCGAGGCGGTCGAGCGCCGGGTGCTGGAGCTGCTGCGTCACCCCACCGAGTCGCCGTACGGCAACCCGATCCCGGGCCTGGAGGAGCTGGGCGAGAAGGACGGCGCCGACCCCTTCCTGGACGAGGGCATGGTCTCGCTGGCGGACCTCGACCCGGGTTCGGACGGCAAGACGGTCGTCGTGCGCCGGATCGGCGAGCCGATCCAGACGGACGCGCAGCTGATGTACACGCTGCGCCGCGCGGGTGTGCAGCCCGGTTCGGTGGTGAGCGTGACGGAGTCGGCGGGCGGTGTGCTGGTGGGCAGCGGCGGCGAGGCGGCCGAGCTCCAGTCGGAGGTCGCGTCGCACGTGTTCGTGGCGAAGCGCTGA
- a CDS encoding bifunctional DNA primase/polymerase, whose product MFIVEETIAGAEATHIPKQRGESLLETAVRYAEERHWDVFPGTWLEPVGGVQHCSCGDGACAAPGAHPARPDWATQATGSATVARRMWQKQPTASILLPTGRSFDAISVPETAGFLALARMERMESTLGPVMLTPDRRMQFFVLPGASAKVPDLVRKLGWSLSALDLVTLGEGTYVAAPPTRFGSRGAVQWACRPTAANRWLPDAEELIPPLAYACGRDR is encoded by the coding sequence GTGTTCATCGTGGAAGAGACCATCGCGGGCGCCGAAGCCACTCATATCCCGAAGCAGCGCGGGGAATCGCTGCTCGAGACAGCTGTTCGCTACGCCGAGGAACGACACTGGGACGTCTTTCCCGGCACCTGGCTGGAACCCGTCGGCGGAGTGCAGCACTGCTCCTGCGGAGACGGCGCGTGCGCGGCGCCGGGCGCGCACCCCGCGCGCCCCGACTGGGCGACCCAGGCCACCGGCAGTGCGACGGTCGCGCGCCGGATGTGGCAGAAGCAGCCGACCGCCTCGATCCTGCTGCCGACCGGCCGCTCGTTCGACGCGATCTCCGTCCCGGAGACGGCCGGGTTCCTGGCCCTGGCGCGGATGGAGCGGATGGAGTCGACGCTCGGTCCGGTCATGCTGACGCCGGACCGCCGGATGCAGTTCTTCGTGCTGCCGGGCGCGTCGGCGAAAGTGCCGGACCTGGTACGCAAGTTGGGCTGGTCGCTGTCGGCGCTCGACCTGGTGACGCTCGGCGAGGGCACGTACGTGGCCGCGCCGCCCACCCGGTTCGGTTCGCGGGGCGCCGTGCAGTGGGCGTGCCGGCCGACCGCCGCGAACCGGTGGCTGCCGGACGCGGAGGAGCTGATCCCGCCGCTCGCCTACGCCTGCGGACGGGATCGCTAG
- a CDS encoding PAS domain-containing protein: MSASRRSGTTDELGPDEPERPGRPGDDGPVPPDGAAAPGPDGPDGTDLLAALLDGMDAALCAFDGDGLVTHWNREAERILGWSAAEAVGRHGFAGWAVREADAEEIQGRLMAAMHAPGRQVHEFALLTKDGGRVLVRTQSAAVRGPDGKPAGLYCAFSEVHAQIDLERSIALSEALFDDASWGVVLVDADLRPAVVNAHAARALGTGRTAVLGRPLGDLLTRGVEELENALTHVLAEGAPPAPAELWVGVRGPDGERRRCWRSGFLRLASPLAEEPVPLGVGWLFQDVTEAKQGEQEAALLRFRANQLHRAARAAAECEDPVEAATVHLDFALAGFADHALVDRVTGGAGADAQEAAPVRLVRVAATPSGGPGPSAPTGLAGLPVRYGEGHPALQCVARAGSVRAGAGSVPADEAREWARARRWPEDTVHALCAVLRSRGRTLGVVTFLRGGSRTPFERTDAVYAEDVAVRMAAALDLADLTGAAGAPGRGEGG; the protein is encoded by the coding sequence GTGAGTGCTTCCCGGCGTAGTGGGACCACCGACGAGCTGGGTCCGGACGAGCCCGAGCGGCCCGGCCGGCCGGGCGACGACGGCCCCGTGCCCCCGGACGGCGCCGCCGCGCCCGGTCCGGACGGCCCGGACGGCACCGACCTGCTCGCCGCGCTCCTCGACGGCATGGACGCGGCCCTGTGCGCCTTCGACGGCGACGGCCTGGTCACCCACTGGAACCGCGAGGCCGAACGCATCCTGGGCTGGAGCGCCGCCGAGGCGGTCGGGCGGCACGGCTTCGCCGGCTGGGCGGTGCGCGAGGCCGACGCCGAGGAGATCCAGGGGCGGCTGATGGCCGCCATGCACGCGCCGGGGCGCCAGGTCCACGAGTTCGCGCTGCTCACCAAGGACGGCGGCCGGGTGCTCGTGCGCACCCAGTCGGCCGCCGTGCGCGGTCCGGACGGCAAGCCGGCGGGCCTGTACTGCGCCTTCAGCGAGGTGCACGCCCAGATCGACCTGGAGCGTTCCATCGCGCTCAGCGAGGCCCTCTTCGACGACGCTTCCTGGGGTGTCGTCCTGGTCGACGCCGACCTGCGCCCCGCGGTCGTCAACGCGCACGCGGCCCGCGCGCTCGGCACCGGCCGCACGGCCGTCCTGGGCCGTCCGCTGGGCGACCTGCTCACCCGGGGCGTCGAGGAGCTGGAGAACGCGCTGACGCACGTGCTCGCCGAGGGCGCCCCGCCGGCCCCGGCCGAGCTGTGGGTCGGTGTGCGCGGCCCGGACGGCGAACGGCGGCGCTGCTGGCGCAGCGGCTTCCTGCGCCTCGCCTCGCCGCTCGCCGAGGAACCGGTGCCCCTCGGGGTGGGCTGGCTCTTCCAGGACGTCACCGAGGCCAAGCAGGGGGAGCAGGAGGCCGCGCTGCTGCGCTTCAGGGCCAATCAGCTGCACCGGGCCGCCCGGGCCGCCGCCGAGTGCGAGGACCCCGTCGAGGCGGCCACCGTCCACCTCGACTTCGCGCTCGCCGGGTTCGCCGACCACGCCCTGGTCGACCGGGTGACGGGCGGCGCCGGGGCCGACGCGCAGGAGGCCGCGCCGGTGCGGCTGGTGCGGGTCGCGGCGACGCCGTCGGGCGGGCCGGGGCCCAGCGCGCCGACCGGGCTGGCCGGGCTGCCGGTCCGCTACGGCGAGGGGCACCCGGCGCTCCAGTGCGTGGCGCGGGCCGGTTCCGTGCGGGCCGGCGCGGGCTCCGTACCGGCCGACGAGGCGCGGGAGTGGGCGCGGGCGCGCCGGTGGCCCGAGGACACGGTCCACGCGCTGTGCGCGGTGCTGCGCAGCAGGGGCCGCACGCTCGGTGTCGTCACGTTCCTGCGCGGCGGGAGCCGTACCCCCTTCGAGCGGACCGACGCCGTCTACGCCGAGGACGTCGCCGTCCGGATGGCGGCGGCCCTGGACCTGGCCGACCTGACGGGCGCGGCGGGCGCGCCGGGCCGGGGCGAGGGAGGCTGA
- a CDS encoding SIS domain-containing protein, with product MSDRKLAAQFFDAAIALLQRARDEEADTVEAAGTLLADTVTAGGRLFAFGAGHSSLAAQDVVYRAGGLALMNLLAVPGVVGVDVTPATLGSALERVDGLASAVLDTSPLRAGDALVVVSLSGRNALPVEMAREARARGVRVVGLTSVAYASGTTSRHASGTFLKDHCDVVLDSKIAVGDAELTLDTVPAPFAPASTVVTSALLQAVMATTAGLLAERGIEPPLLRSGNVDGGHEWNGRIMEEYRDRIFYRH from the coding sequence ATGAGCGACCGCAAGCTCGCCGCCCAGTTCTTCGACGCCGCGATCGCCCTGCTCCAGCGGGCCCGCGACGAGGAGGCCGACACCGTCGAGGCCGCCGGCACGCTCCTCGCCGACACCGTGACCGCCGGCGGGCGCCTGTTCGCCTTCGGCGCCGGGCACTCCTCCCTCGCCGCGCAGGACGTCGTCTACCGCGCGGGCGGCCTCGCCCTGATGAACCTGCTCGCGGTCCCCGGCGTGGTCGGCGTGGACGTCACCCCCGCGACCCTCGGTTCGGCCCTCGAACGGGTCGACGGTCTCGCGAGCGCCGTCCTGGACACCTCGCCCCTGCGCGCGGGCGACGCCCTCGTCGTCGTCTCGCTGTCCGGCCGCAACGCCCTGCCCGTGGAGATGGCCCGCGAAGCCCGCGCCCGCGGCGTGCGGGTCGTCGGCCTGACGTCGGTGGCCTACGCCTCCGGCACGACGTCCCGGCACGCCTCCGGCACGTTCCTCAAGGACCACTGCGACGTCGTCCTCGACTCCAAGATCGCCGTCGGCGACGCGGAGCTCACCCTGGACACCGTCCCCGCGCCCTTCGCCCCCGCCTCCACGGTCGTCACCTCGGCCCTCCTCCAGGCCGTCATGGCCACCACGGCCGGCCTCCTCGCCGAGCGCGGTATCGAACCGCCGCTGCTGCGGTCCGGCAACGTCGACGGCGGCCACGAGTGGAACGGCCGGATCATGGAGGAGTACCGGGACCGGATCTTCTACCGCCACTGA
- a CDS encoding isopenicillin N synthase family dioxygenase — translation MTNPSYQQLPIIDLSAADRGPQARALLHAQLHSAAHDVGFFQLVGHGVTERETGELLAAMRAFFALPEAERLAIDNVHSPHFRGYTRTGDERTGGRQDWRDQLDIGAERPARTPGPGEPAYWWLEGPNQWPAGLPALRTAALAWIERLSAVAQKLLHELLASIGAPVDFYDHAFGERAHPHLKLVRYPGSAGDGAGQGVGAHKDYGFLTLLLQDQVGGLQVQRADGLFHDVPPLPGAFVVNLGELLEVATDGYLLATNHRVVSPADAVERFSVPFFYNPRLDARVEPLPFTHASAAPGVTDDPANPLFAEYGFNELKGKLRAHPLVAERHHAELLSPA, via the coding sequence ATGACGAACCCGTCGTACCAGCAACTGCCGATCATCGATCTCTCCGCCGCCGACCGCGGTCCCCAGGCGCGGGCGCTGCTGCACGCGCAGCTGCACAGCGCCGCGCACGACGTCGGGTTCTTCCAGCTCGTCGGGCACGGCGTGACGGAGCGGGAGACCGGCGAGCTGCTGGCCGCCATGCGGGCCTTCTTCGCCCTGCCGGAGGCCGAGCGGCTCGCGATCGACAACGTGCACTCGCCTCACTTCCGCGGCTACACCCGCACCGGCGACGAGCGGACAGGCGGCCGGCAGGACTGGCGGGACCAGCTCGACATAGGCGCCGAGCGTCCCGCCCGGACACCCGGCCCGGGCGAGCCCGCCTACTGGTGGCTGGAAGGGCCCAACCAGTGGCCCGCCGGACTGCCCGCGCTGCGGACCGCCGCGCTCGCCTGGATCGAGCGGCTGAGCGCCGTCGCGCAGAAGCTGCTGCACGAGCTGCTCGCCTCGATCGGGGCACCCGTCGACTTCTACGACCACGCCTTCGGGGAGCGGGCGCACCCGCACCTCAAGCTCGTGCGCTACCCCGGCAGCGCGGGCGACGGCGCAGGGCAGGGGGTCGGCGCGCACAAGGACTACGGCTTCCTGACCCTGCTGCTCCAGGACCAGGTCGGCGGCCTCCAGGTACAGCGCGCGGACGGTCTGTTCCATGACGTGCCGCCGCTGCCCGGCGCCTTCGTCGTCAACCTGGGCGAACTGCTGGAGGTGGCGACCGACGGCTACCTCCTGGCCACCAACCACCGGGTCGTGTCGCCGGCCGACGCCGTGGAACGGTTCTCCGTGCCGTTCTTCTACAACCCCCGCCTCGACGCCCGGGTCGAGCCGCTGCCCTTCACGCACGCCTCGGCGGCGCCCGGGGTGACCGACGACCCCGCCAACCCGCTGTTCGCCGAGTACGGCTTCAACGAGCTCAAGGGCAAGCTGCGGGCGCACCCGCTCGTGGCCGAACGGCATCACGCGGAGCTGCTCAGCCCCGCGTGA
- a CDS encoding ABC transporter ATP-binding protein, translated as MTSVRVRNLWKRFGQQVAVAGIDLDLPSGKFIGLVGPNGAGKTTTLSMVTGLLRPDQGSVEVVGHDVWRDPVEVKARIGVLPEGLRLFERLSGRELLAYSGRLRGLPGAEVDKRAAQLLDVLDLAGAQHKLVVDYSTGMRKKIGLAAALLHNPEVLFLDEPFEGVDPVSAQIIRGVLERYTASGATVVFSSHVMELVESLCDWVAVLAAGRIRAHGTLAEVRGPAPSLQQAFLELVGAQGRDAGSDLDWLGGGAAR; from the coding sequence ATGACGTCGGTACGCGTGCGCAACCTCTGGAAGCGGTTCGGGCAGCAGGTCGCCGTTGCCGGGATCGATCTCGATCTGCCCTCGGGGAAGTTCATCGGGCTCGTCGGTCCGAACGGCGCCGGGAAGACCACGACCCTGTCCATGGTGACCGGGCTGCTGCGGCCCGACCAGGGCTCGGTGGAGGTCGTCGGGCACGACGTGTGGCGGGACCCCGTCGAGGTGAAGGCGCGGATCGGGGTGCTGCCGGAGGGGCTGCGGCTCTTCGAGCGCCTGTCGGGCCGTGAACTGCTCGCCTACAGCGGCCGGTTGCGGGGCCTGCCCGGCGCCGAGGTCGACAAGCGGGCCGCACAGCTGCTCGACGTCCTCGATCTGGCCGGAGCCCAGCACAAGCTGGTCGTCGACTACTCGACGGGCATGCGCAAGAAGATCGGCCTCGCGGCCGCGCTGCTGCACAACCCCGAAGTGCTCTTCCTCGACGAGCCGTTCGAAGGGGTCGACCCGGTGTCCGCGCAGATCATCCGCGGCGTCCTGGAGCGGTACACGGCGTCGGGGGCGACCGTCGTCTTCTCCTCCCATGTCATGGAGCTCGTCGAGTCGCTGTGCGACTGGGTGGCGGTGCTGGCGGCGGGCCGGATCCGGGCGCACGGGACGCTGGCGGAGGTACGGGGCCCGGCCCCCTCGCTGCAACAGGCGTTCCTGGAACTCGTCGGCGCGCAGGGGCGGGACGCCGGTTCCGACCTCGACTGGCTGGGCGGCGGGGCGGCCCGGTGA
- a CDS encoding transporter → MSGRTSSPALVPTVVRLKLSLLRNGLRQSGGRRAAYVASAVVTLLFAALQLLGLIALRGHDHAVSLVVLLMAVLGLGWAVMPLFFPSGDETLDPTRLVMLPLRPRPLVRALLAASLVGIGPLFTLLMLVGSVVSVAHGAAAWAVGVLAVVLGLLVCVALARAVAAANIRLLTSRKGRDLAVLSGLVVAIGAQAVNFGAQRLGSSGLGQLDPVADVLRWLPPASAIGAVDSVSEGAHGVAAAQLAVSAGALALLVTAWTRSLTRLMTSPDGSTLQAAEPAARERRGAAGLGRLLPGGRTGPVMERSLRYVWRDPKTKAAWVTSLAIGLIVPVLNAVQGTGSIYFACFAAGMLGIQMYNQFGQDTSAFWMVAMTISTPRDAYAELRARALALLLITLPYATLVTVLTTAMLGDWSKLPEALGLSLALLGAMLATGAWTSARFPYSIPQEGYKNVAPGQAGLAWIAIFGGMVAAALLCAPVIAVTIWLHVTEGGEDWTWLLLPGGAAYGAAITLLGLRLAAPRTAARLPEILTAVSRG, encoded by the coding sequence GTGAGCGGGCGGACCTCGTCGCCGGCGCTCGTCCCCACCGTCGTACGGCTGAAGCTGTCGCTGCTGCGCAACGGGCTGCGGCAGTCGGGCGGGCGGCGGGCCGCGTACGTCGCCTCGGCGGTCGTCACGCTGCTGTTCGCCGCGCTCCAGCTGCTCGGTCTGATCGCGCTGCGCGGACACGACCACGCGGTGTCGCTGGTGGTGCTCCTGATGGCGGTGCTGGGGCTGGGCTGGGCGGTGATGCCGCTGTTCTTCCCGAGCGGTGACGAGACGCTGGACCCGACCCGGCTGGTGATGCTGCCGTTGCGGCCCCGGCCGCTGGTGCGGGCGCTGCTGGCGGCCTCACTGGTGGGTATCGGGCCGCTGTTCACCCTGCTGATGCTGGTGGGTTCGGTGGTGTCCGTGGCCCACGGGGCGGCGGCGTGGGCGGTGGGCGTGCTCGCCGTCGTCCTCGGGCTGCTGGTGTGCGTGGCGCTCGCCCGCGCCGTGGCCGCCGCCAACATCCGGCTGCTGACCAGCCGCAAGGGACGCGATCTGGCGGTGCTGAGCGGGCTGGTCGTCGCGATCGGCGCGCAGGCCGTCAACTTCGGGGCGCAGCGGCTCGGCTCCTCCGGTCTCGGGCAGCTGGATCCGGTGGCGGACGTCCTGCGGTGGCTGCCGCCGGCGTCGGCGATCGGCGCGGTGGACTCGGTGAGCGAGGGCGCGCACGGGGTCGCCGCCGCGCAGCTCGCCGTCAGCGCGGGCGCGCTGGCGCTGCTGGTCACGGCGTGGACGCGGAGCCTGACGCGGCTGATGACCTCGCCCGACGGCTCCACCCTCCAGGCCGCCGAGCCGGCCGCGCGGGAGCGGCGGGGCGCGGCGGGGCTCGGGCGGCTGCTGCCGGGCGGGCGCACCGGCCCCGTCATGGAGCGCAGCCTGCGCTATGTCTGGCGCGATCCGAAGACGAAGGCGGCCTGGGTGACCTCGCTGGCCATCGGGCTGATCGTGCCCGTCCTGAACGCGGTGCAGGGCACCGGCTCGATCTACTTCGCCTGTTTCGCCGCCGGGATGCTCGGCATCCAGATGTACAACCAGTTCGGGCAGGACACGTCCGCGTTCTGGATGGTCGCGATGACGATCTCCACGCCCCGGGACGCGTACGCCGAGCTGCGGGCGCGGGCCCTGGCCCTGCTGCTGATCACCCTGCCGTACGCGACGCTGGTGACGGTGCTGACGACGGCGATGCTCGGCGACTGGTCGAAGCTGCCCGAGGCGCTGGGGCTGTCCCTCGCGCTGCTGGGGGCGATGCTCGCGACGGGCGCCTGGACCTCGGCCCGCTTCCCCTACTCGATTCCGCAGGAGGGCTACAAGAACGTGGCCCCGGGGCAGGCCGGTCTCGCCTGGATCGCGATCTTCGGCGGGATGGTCGCGGCCGCCCTGCTGTGCGCCCCCGTGATCGCGGTGACGATCTGGCTGCACGTCACCGAGGGCGGGGAGGACTGGACCTGGCTGCTGCTGCCGGGCGGCGCGGCCTACGGCGCGGCGATCACGCTCCTGGGGCTGCGGCTGGCCGCTCCGCGGACGGCGGCCCGCCTCCCGGAGATCCTGACGGCCGTGAGCAGGGGCTGA